The Haloarchaeobius amylolyticus genome window below encodes:
- a CDS encoding protein phosphatase 2C domain-containing protein produces MRADCATAHIDAGVGVNEDVATVTRGAAWAIDGATGLGGESHTPGATDATWYVDRVDSYLREHVHDDVPLETVLRNCVESVAAAFATLVGDADVDPANEPSAAVAIARWPEDDADGPVEYAVLGDASVVFRFPSGEVETVHGHGPRDQDAAAIDELVRLKREEGLTHDEAFEALLPRLREVRAAKNTPGGYWALSLDPAATDHATTGAVENVAGATLFTDGFEPLVDAYEVFGDWAEATSFVHERGPAAAVSHLREFERADADCETHPRFKVHDDVGVAVVSFQRE; encoded by the coding sequence ATGCGAGCAGACTGCGCGACGGCCCACATCGACGCGGGCGTCGGCGTCAACGAGGACGTGGCGACGGTGACCCGCGGTGCGGCGTGGGCCATCGACGGGGCGACCGGCCTCGGCGGCGAGAGCCACACGCCGGGGGCGACCGACGCGACCTGGTACGTCGACCGGGTGGACAGCTACCTCCGCGAGCACGTCCACGACGACGTCCCCCTCGAGACCGTCCTTCGGAACTGCGTCGAGTCGGTCGCCGCGGCGTTCGCGACCCTCGTCGGCGATGCCGACGTGGACCCGGCGAACGAACCCTCGGCCGCCGTCGCGATAGCGCGCTGGCCCGAGGACGACGCCGACGGCCCGGTCGAGTACGCGGTCCTGGGCGACGCGAGCGTGGTGTTCCGGTTCCCGAGCGGCGAGGTGGAGACGGTCCACGGCCACGGCCCGCGCGACCAGGACGCCGCCGCCATCGACGAACTCGTCCGGCTGAAGCGCGAGGAGGGCCTGACCCACGACGAGGCGTTCGAGGCACTGTTGCCCCGGTTGCGCGAGGTCCGGGCCGCGAAGAACACGCCCGGGGGGTACTGGGCGCTGAGCCTCGACCCGGCCGCGACCGACCACGCGACGACCGGCGCCGTCGAGAACGTCGCCGGCGCCACCCTCTTCACCGACGGGTTCGAGCCCCTGGTCGACGCCTACGAGGTGTTCGGCGACTGGGCCGAGGCGACCAGTTTCGTCCACGAGCGCGGGCCCGCTGCGGCCGTCTCGCACCTCCGGGAGTTCGAGCGAGCCGACGCGGACTGCGAGACCCACCCGCGGTTCAAGGTCCACGACGACGTCGGGGTCGCCGTGGTGTCCTTCCAGCGCGAGTGA
- a CDS encoding DUF7504 family protein — protein MSGTFTDVLPPAVLSRHRDLLVAGPSRETVWPVPSRILASTVAPDDGLTAVTTRTAARTMVDRLVRDVPALARERTGVVDCTPSHDEVRASPRERYWSVPSPVDLTGTSMAVHDCMETLGEQGAGDRHLVFDSLSNLLMSTDSETVTRYAHQLLLLADATDAMSVFPIYTNVTDGTDFERLKHLFDGMIRVRRRDGTREVRCVGIAGAADGWVRLPDVGTAPGAEAD, from the coding sequence GTGTCTGGTACATTCACCGACGTTCTCCCGCCCGCAGTGCTCTCCCGGCACCGCGACCTGCTCGTCGCCGGCCCGAGTCGCGAGACCGTCTGGCCGGTACCGAGTCGCATCCTCGCCAGCACGGTCGCCCCCGATGACGGCCTCACCGCCGTCACGACCCGCACCGCCGCCCGTACGATGGTCGACCGGCTGGTCCGCGACGTGCCCGCACTGGCGCGCGAGCGGACCGGCGTCGTCGACTGCACGCCGAGCCACGACGAGGTCCGGGCGAGCCCCCGGGAGCGCTACTGGAGCGTCCCCTCGCCGGTCGACCTGACCGGGACGAGCATGGCGGTCCACGACTGCATGGAGACGCTGGGTGAGCAGGGCGCCGGGGACCGACACCTGGTGTTCGACTCGCTGTCGAACCTGCTCATGTCGACCGACTCCGAGACCGTCACCCGGTACGCCCACCAGCTCCTCCTGCTCGCGGACGCCACCGACGCGATGTCGGTGTTCCCCATCTACACGAACGTCACCGACGGGACCGACTTCGAGCGCCTCAAACACCTCTTCGACGGGATGATACGGGTTCGACGCCGGGACGGGACCCGAGAGGTGCGCTGTGTCGGCATCGCGGGAGCGGCCGACGGCTGGGTCCGCCTCCCCGACGTCGGGACCGCCCCCGGCGCCGAGGCAGACTGA
- a CDS encoding amphi-Trp domain-containing protein — protein sequence MVEIETEEQKTRAEIAACLRILADQFERDGEVRVRLGGEDVTFDPADTVNVRLETESELSPESVRMYRRVGFDIEWLQPVPVRSDPVDSRNR from the coding sequence ATGGTCGAAATCGAGACAGAAGAACAGAAGACACGGGCGGAGATCGCCGCGTGTCTCCGCATCCTCGCCGACCAGTTCGAGCGAGACGGCGAGGTCCGGGTCCGCCTCGGCGGCGAGGACGTGACCTTCGACCCGGCCGACACCGTGAACGTCAGGCTGGAGACCGAGTCGGAGCTCTCACCGGAGTCCGTCCGGATGTACCGCCGTGTCGGGTTCGACATCGAGTGGCTCCAGCCGGTCCCGGTGCGGTCCGACCCGGTCGACAGCCGGAACCGGTGA
- a CDS encoding aryl-sulfate sulfotransferase codes for MLTRRGCRVALGVVVLLSVLTLTFGLVTADRTSDFADTGSHTQAAPPRDGITVIATDSNTFLGSAQEGPRSNAELVAFAEDGSTLYYNDSHTRYWDVDPVEGTNATVEYLYADHLPAEECNSDSVCTRNGIERVNLTTGNVTDVYSRVTPGKHSTRWHDGDRLNDTRYVVADIAQDRVFVVNTSTELVEWSWDAQAAYPRTSGGPYPEDWTHVNDVEVVQDGRIMASLRNQDQVVFLDRETGLVENWTLGEDGDHDTIYEQHNPDYIPAENGGPAVLVADSENNRIVEYQRTDGNWTRSWTWSDARAQWPRDADRLPNGNTLITDSNGNRVFEVNPQGEVVWSVDVAFPYEAERLGTGDESTGGQSMQAIGGESSTGDDDSATNGSAGDGGAGPGAGDDDGAGSTGNTDSAGLLGSLWLAFKGLLPGKVFNALMYVKPIWMGALEVAALVVGTVSLLVWAVLELRWTPYSVSVQQPLELHRD; via the coding sequence ATGCTCACGAGACGAGGGTGCCGTGTCGCGCTCGGAGTCGTCGTCCTGCTCTCCGTCCTGACGCTCACGTTCGGCCTGGTCACGGCCGACCGGACGAGCGACTTCGCCGACACCGGTTCGCACACCCAGGCCGCCCCGCCCCGCGACGGAATCACCGTCATCGCGACCGACTCGAACACGTTCCTCGGCTCGGCCCAGGAGGGGCCGCGCTCGAACGCCGAGCTCGTCGCGTTCGCCGAAGACGGGAGTACGCTGTACTACAACGACTCCCATACCCGCTACTGGGACGTCGACCCGGTCGAGGGCACGAACGCGACCGTCGAGTACCTCTACGCCGACCACCTGCCGGCCGAGGAGTGCAACAGCGACTCGGTCTGTACCCGGAACGGTATCGAACGCGTCAACCTCACGACCGGGAACGTCACCGACGTCTACTCCCGGGTCACGCCGGGCAAGCACTCGACGCGGTGGCACGACGGCGACCGCCTGAACGACACCCGGTACGTCGTCGCCGACATCGCCCAGGACCGCGTGTTCGTCGTGAACACCAGCACCGAGCTGGTCGAGTGGTCGTGGGACGCCCAGGCCGCCTATCCGCGCACCAGCGGCGGCCCCTACCCGGAGGACTGGACCCACGTCAACGACGTCGAGGTCGTCCAGGACGGCCGGATCATGGCCAGCCTGCGCAACCAGGACCAGGTCGTCTTCCTCGACCGCGAGACCGGCCTCGTCGAGAACTGGACGCTGGGCGAGGACGGGGACCACGACACCATCTACGAGCAGCACAACCCGGACTACATCCCGGCGGAGAACGGCGGCCCGGCCGTGCTGGTCGCCGACTCCGAGAACAACCGCATCGTCGAGTACCAGCGGACCGACGGGAACTGGACCCGGTCGTGGACGTGGAGCGACGCCCGCGCCCAGTGGCCCCGCGACGCCGACCGCCTCCCGAACGGGAACACGCTCATCACCGACTCCAACGGGAACAGGGTCTTCGAGGTGAACCCGCAGGGCGAGGTCGTCTGGAGCGTCGACGTGGCGTTCCCCTACGAGGCCGAGCGCCTCGGGACCGGTGACGAGAGTACCGGCGGCCAGAGCATGCAGGCCATCGGTGGCGAATCCAGTACCGGCGACGACGACTCGGCCACGAACGGCTCGGCCGGTGACGGCGGTGCTGGTCCCGGCGCGGGCGACGACGACGGTGCCGGGTCGACCGGCAACACCGACAGCGCCGGCCTCCTCGGGAGCCTCTGGCTCGCGTTCAAGGGCCTCCTGCCGGGCAAGGTGTTCAACGCCCTGATGTACGTCAAACCGATCTGGATGGGCGCGCTGGAGGTCGCGGCCCTCGTCGTCGGGACCGTCTCGCTGCTCGTCTGGGCCGTCCTCGAACTCCGCTGGACCCCCTACTCCGTCTCGGTCCAGCAGCCGCTCGAACTGCACCGCGACTGA
- a CDS encoding ABC transporter substrate-binding protein, protein MTDPPDPPPTAESTRDQDHPRETRPTLDRRTLLGGLASAGMAATAGCAKKAHSMLNRPTPEQVSLSVKTVPADDDPVATRIARYLVTRLQQVGIDASVQLLRREDLLIDVLFKQSFDLYVWRLPDLSDPDRLRSLLHSRFAVEPGWQNPFGYANLGVDDLLTRQRRLPGSRRQRVLATLQRQVARTLPFVTIAFPSEVRAVRNDAVAHVGDPSLHSPLSYCRLDATDPDATTGAAEPETTTESDRRTLTATLSDARQTESLNPLATEYRDDWTIPELLYDPLARAVGGRLRPWLARYVDWHSDAGDGGPVATLTLREGCTWHDGTPVTADDVAFTYRFLSDTSLGRMESPLPAPAFRGRTTLVDSAMPLDDRRVRLSFVPASRRVARRALTVPILPRHDWEDSSEQANVPGVQNGPVTRALVRDNFPPVGSGPLRYESRKIRNSLTLVRNDEHFLHRGDTGGLPTAVDGFDVDALRFRVVPSGAVARDLVLDGEADLSASPLSPDAVRPVGESNEVTLHVQESHSPYHVGFDVRSAPLSNGRFRQAVAQLLDRTHIVDEFLDEFARPAVSPLAATGSVPAKLQWSGEDPLFPFPGSDGELAVDRARQAFVDAGYRYSDDGELLAR, encoded by the coding sequence ATGACAGACCCGCCCGACCCGCCTCCGACAGCCGAATCGACACGCGACCAGGACCACCCCCGCGAGACGCGGCCGACCCTCGACCGCCGGACGCTACTCGGCGGGCTGGCGAGCGCCGGCATGGCCGCGACAGCCGGCTGTGCGAAGAAGGCCCACTCGATGCTGAACCGACCGACGCCCGAGCAGGTGTCGCTCTCGGTGAAGACCGTCCCCGCCGACGACGACCCGGTCGCGACCCGCATCGCGCGCTACCTCGTGACCAGACTCCAGCAGGTCGGCATCGACGCGTCGGTGCAGCTGCTCCGGCGCGAGGACCTCCTCATCGACGTGCTGTTCAAGCAGTCGTTCGACCTGTACGTGTGGCGCCTGCCCGACCTGTCAGACCCCGACCGGCTCCGGTCGCTGCTGCACTCCCGGTTCGCGGTCGAGCCGGGCTGGCAGAACCCGTTCGGGTACGCCAACCTCGGCGTCGACGACCTGCTGACCCGCCAGCGCCGGCTGCCCGGGTCGCGCCGCCAGCGCGTCCTCGCGACGCTCCAGCGGCAGGTCGCCCGGACGCTCCCGTTCGTCACCATCGCGTTCCCGAGCGAGGTCCGGGCGGTCCGGAACGACGCGGTCGCCCACGTCGGGGACCCCTCGCTCCACTCGCCGCTGAGTTACTGTCGCCTCGACGCGACCGACCCCGACGCGACGACCGGCGCGGCCGAACCGGAGACCACGACCGAGTCCGACCGGCGGACGCTGACCGCGACGCTCAGCGACGCGCGCCAGACCGAGAGTCTGAACCCCCTCGCGACGGAGTACCGCGACGACTGGACCATCCCGGAACTGCTGTACGACCCGCTCGCGCGGGCCGTCGGCGGTCGGCTCCGGCCGTGGCTGGCCCGGTACGTCGACTGGCACAGCGACGCGGGCGACGGCGGCCCGGTCGCGACGCTGACCCTCCGCGAGGGCTGCACCTGGCACGACGGTACCCCGGTCACGGCCGACGACGTGGCGTTCACCTACCGCTTCCTCTCGGACACCTCGCTCGGTAGGATGGAGAGCCCGCTCCCCGCGCCGGCGTTCCGCGGCCGGACGACGCTCGTCGACTCGGCGATGCCGCTGGACGACCGGCGCGTCCGCCTCTCGTTCGTGCCGGCCAGCCGGCGGGTCGCCCGCCGGGCACTGACCGTGCCCATCCTGCCCCGGCACGACTGGGAGGACAGCAGCGAGCAGGCGAACGTCCCCGGCGTGCAGAACGGCCCGGTGACCAGGGCGCTCGTCCGGGACAACTTCCCCCCGGTCGGGAGCGGCCCGCTGCGCTACGAGTCCCGGAAGATCCGGAACTCCCTGACGCTGGTCCGCAACGACGAGCACTTCCTCCACCGCGGGGACACCGGCGGCCTGCCGACCGCGGTCGACGGCTTCGACGTGGACGCGCTCCGGTTCCGGGTGGTCCCGTCGGGCGCCGTCGCCCGCGACCTCGTCCTCGACGGCGAGGCCGACCTCTCGGCCAGTCCCCTCTCGCCCGACGCGGTCCGGCCGGTCGGCGAGTCGAACGAGGTCACCCTGCACGTCCAGGAGTCGCACTCGCCGTACCACGTCGGGTTCGACGTCCGGTCCGCGCCGCTCAGCAACGGCCGGTTCCGGCAGGCCGTCGCCCAGCTGCTCGACCGTACGCACATCGTCGACGAGTTCCTCGACGAGTTCGCCCGCCCCGCGGTGAGCCCGCTGGCGGCGACCGGGAGCGTCCCGGCGAAACTGCAGTGGTCGGGCGAGGACCCGCTGTTCCCGTTCCCCGGGTCGGACGGCGAACTGGCCGTCGACCGCGCGAGACAGGCGTTCGTCGACGCCGGGTACCGCTACAGCGACGACGGCGAACTCCTCGCACGATGA
- a CDS encoding phosphatase PAP2 family protein — MGVVAVASSVLVIDLLLFTVAGVVLFDRPALARARGHIGSRLREVVPYVVVLGGVLLVNRVAREAGPDLSYVIGWNLTDELYAIEGTLVATIQTVQHPLLTRYFSFIYLPGYVFLLTFPPVLYVVARDPRPLKETILTFTLNYSLGLVCYILFISYGPRNLLPEAVEPLLYSTYPDTQVLTGEVNSNSNVFPSLHASLSVSAATLAVRHHDAYPKWTPIAVWGAASVCLATMYLGIHWATDVAAGIVLGVGSVWLAGRVVDWEERR, encoded by the coding sequence ATGGGCGTCGTCGCCGTCGCCAGCAGCGTCCTCGTCATCGACCTGCTGCTGTTCACCGTCGCCGGCGTCGTGCTGTTCGACCGGCCCGCACTGGCCCGTGCCCGCGGCCACATCGGGTCGCGCCTGCGCGAGGTCGTCCCCTACGTCGTCGTCCTGGGCGGGGTCCTGCTGGTCAACCGGGTCGCCCGCGAGGCGGGGCCGGACCTCTCGTACGTCATCGGCTGGAACCTCACCGACGAGCTGTACGCCATCGAGGGGACGCTGGTCGCGACCATCCAGACCGTCCAGCATCCCCTCCTGACCCGGTACTTCTCGTTCATCTACCTGCCGGGCTACGTCTTCCTTCTGACGTTCCCGCCCGTGCTGTACGTCGTCGCCCGGGACCCCCGCCCCCTGAAGGAGACGATACTGACGTTCACGCTGAACTACTCGCTCGGGCTGGTGTGTTACATCCTGTTCATTTCATACGGCCCGCGGAACCTGCTCCCCGAGGCCGTCGAGCCCCTGCTCTACTCGACCTACCCCGACACGCAGGTCCTCACCGGCGAGGTGAACTCGAACTCGAACGTGTTCCCGTCGCTGCACGCCTCGCTGTCGGTGTCGGCCGCGACGCTGGCGGTCCGGCACCACGACGCCTACCCGAAGTGGACGCCCATCGCGGTCTGGGGGGCCGCCAGCGTCTGTCTCGCGACGATGTACCTCGGCATCCACTGGGCGACCGACGTGGCGGCCGGTATCGTGCTCGGCGTCGGGAGCGTGTGGCTGGCGGGGCGGGTGGTCGACTGGGAGGAGCGTCGTTAG
- the ilvD gene encoding dihydroxy-acid dehydratase codes for MNDRPEKPEHLRSREVTEGPERAPHRAMFRAMGYDDADLSSPMVGVANPAADITPCNVHLDDVADAAIEGVENAEGMPIEFGTITISDAISMGTEGMKASLISREVIADSVELVSFGERMDALVTVAGCDKNLPGMLMASIRTDLPSVFLYGGSIMPGQHEGREVTIQNVFEGVGAVAEGSMTEDELDDLERHACPGAGSCGGMFTANTMASISEALGMAPLGSASPPAEDEERYAVARRAGELALEVVEEDRRPSDILTKESFENAIALQVAIGGSTNAVLHLLALAAEAGVDLSIEEFDEISKRTPKIADLQPGGTKVMNDLHEVGGVPVVLRRLLDGGYLHGDAMTVTGRTMAEEISHLEEQGDLPADENIDVDFLYPVDDPLHEEGAIKILTGNLAPDGAVLKVTGEDNFYHEGPVRVFENEEDAMQYVQEGHIESGDVIAIRNEGPQGGPGMREMLGVTAAVVGAGHEDDVALLTDGRFSGATRGPMIGHVAPESYAGGPIGALQDGDVVTVDIPERELSVDVSDEELQERLDAREEPEPSYTTGVLAKYCRDFGSAANGAVSNPGAKRE; via the coding sequence ATGAACGACCGACCGGAGAAACCAGAGCACCTCCGCAGCCGCGAGGTCACGGAGGGACCGGAGCGCGCCCCGCACCGGGCGATGTTCCGCGCGATGGGGTACGACGACGCCGACCTCTCCTCCCCGATGGTGGGCGTCGCGAACCCCGCCGCCGACATCACACCCTGTAACGTCCACTTAGACGACGTGGCCGACGCCGCCATCGAGGGCGTCGAGAACGCCGAGGGTATGCCCATCGAGTTCGGCACCATCACCATCTCGGACGCCATCTCGATGGGGACCGAGGGCATGAAGGCCTCGCTCATCTCCCGCGAGGTCATCGCCGACTCCGTCGAGCTGGTCAGTTTCGGCGAGCGCATGGACGCGCTCGTCACCGTCGCGGGCTGCGACAAGAACCTCCCCGGGATGCTGATGGCCTCCATCCGGACCGACCTGCCCTCCGTCTTCCTCTACGGCGGCTCCATCATGCCCGGCCAGCACGAGGGCCGCGAGGTGACCATCCAGAACGTCTTCGAGGGCGTCGGCGCGGTCGCCGAGGGCTCGATGACCGAGGACGAACTCGACGACCTCGAACGCCACGCCTGCCCCGGCGCGGGCTCCTGTGGTGGGATGTTCACCGCGAACACGATGGCCTCCATCTCCGAGGCGCTCGGGATGGCCCCCCTCGGCTCGGCCAGTCCGCCCGCCGAGGACGAAGAGCGCTACGCGGTCGCCCGCCGCGCCGGCGAACTCGCCCTCGAAGTGGTCGAGGAAGACCGCCGCCCCTCCGACATCCTCACGAAGGAATCCTTCGAGAATGCCATCGCGCTGCAGGTCGCCATCGGCGGCTCCACCAACGCCGTGCTCCACCTGCTCGCACTCGCCGCGGAGGCCGGTGTCGACCTCTCCATCGAGGAGTTCGACGAGATAAGCAAGCGGACGCCGAAGATCGCCGACCTCCAGCCCGGCGGCACGAAGGTCATGAACGACCTCCACGAGGTCGGTGGCGTCCCGGTCGTGCTCCGCCGCCTGCTCGACGGTGGCTACCTCCACGGCGACGCCATGACCGTCACCGGCCGCACCATGGCCGAGGAGATCTCGCACCTCGAAGAGCAGGGCGACCTCCCCGCCGACGAGAACATCGACGTGGACTTCCTCTACCCTGTCGACGACCCGCTCCACGAGGAGGGTGCCATCAAGATCCTGACCGGGAACCTCGCCCCCGACGGCGCGGTCCTGAAGGTCACCGGCGAGGACAACTTCTACCACGAGGGCCCGGTCCGCGTCTTCGAGAACGAGGAGGACGCGATGCAGTACGTCCAGGAGGGCCACATCGAATCGGGCGACGTCATCGCCATCCGGAACGAGGGCCCGCAGGGCGGCCCCGGCATGCGCGAGATGCTCGGCGTCACCGCGGCCGTCGTCGGCGCCGGCCACGAGGACGACGTGGCGCTCCTGACCGACGGTCGGTTCTCCGGCGCGACCCGGGGCCCGATGATCGGCCACGTCGCGCCCGAGTCCTACGCCGGCGGCCCCATCGGCGCGCTCCAAGACGGCGACGTCGTCACCGTCGACATCCCCGAGCGCGAGCTGTCGGTGGATGTCTCCGACGAGGAACTGCAGGAGCGCCTCGACGCGCGCGAGGAGCCGGAACCGTCGTACACGACCGGCGTGCTCGCGAAGTACTGCCGTGACTTCGGCTCTGCCGCGAACGGCGCGGTGAGCAACCCCGGCGCGAAGCGGGAGTAA
- a CDS encoding glycosyltransferase: MDPVVAVAHYPEGAGHATRMLAVAQALEARGATVHLAGGGPGQKFVEAQGYDEFVPATVDYIGDYQDGGNLLRVCTHSVPMSGKRVLDYVRWLRRLEPDAIVTDDMFAAMAATMTGTPLHVLTHNSPHFYDAVVEEVFTWLLTKYQLGTGEQFLYPSVWPACAADPKGVTHIPPIALEGNGEADPDPMDAILVPSHYSHGFDALERTLAEAGHDVTRVGDDDWEPVPAMLPYLEAADVVVCSGYSTVMEAAVAGTPCVIWPFTDEQHGVSRVIEKTGVAGFQVEHSIPHVARAVRQPPEEPEFENGDDLAAERIIRAL, translated from the coding sequence ATGGACCCCGTCGTCGCCGTCGCCCACTACCCCGAAGGAGCGGGCCACGCCACACGCATGCTCGCCGTGGCACAGGCCCTCGAAGCCCGGGGTGCAACCGTCCACCTCGCCGGAGGCGGCCCCGGGCAGAAGTTCGTCGAGGCCCAGGGCTACGACGAGTTCGTCCCCGCGACCGTCGACTACATCGGTGACTACCAGGACGGTGGCAACCTCCTCCGCGTCTGCACCCACAGCGTCCCCATGAGCGGGAAGCGCGTCCTCGACTACGTCCGCTGGCTCCGCCGGCTCGAACCGGACGCCATCGTCACCGACGACATGTTCGCGGCGATGGCCGCCACCATGACCGGCACGCCCCTCCACGTGCTCACGCACAACTCGCCGCACTTCTACGACGCCGTCGTCGAGGAGGTGTTCACCTGGCTGCTGACGAAGTACCAGCTCGGCACCGGCGAGCAGTTCCTCTACCCGTCGGTCTGGCCGGCCTGCGCCGCCGACCCGAAGGGCGTCACGCACATCCCGCCCATCGCGCTGGAGGGGAACGGCGAGGCCGACCCCGACCCGATGGACGCCATCCTCGTCCCCAGTCACTACTCCCACGGGTTCGACGCGCTGGAGCGGACGCTCGCCGAGGCGGGCCACGACGTGACCCGCGTCGGCGACGACGACTGGGAGCCCGTCCCGGCGATGCTCCCGTACCTCGAGGCCGCCGACGTGGTCGTCTGCTCGGGCTACTCGACCGTGATGGAGGCTGCCGTCGCCGGCACGCCGTGTGTCATCTGGCCGTTCACCGACGAGCAACACGGCGTCTCCCGCGTCATCGAGAAGACCGGCGTCGCGGGCTTCCAGGTCGAACACTCCATCCCCCACGTGGCGCGGGCGGTTCGACAGCCACCCGAGGAGCCGGAGTTCGAGAACGGCGACGACCTCGCCGCCGAGCGGATCATCCGGGCGCTCTGA
- a CDS encoding beta-ribofuranosylaminobenzene 5'-phosphate synthase family protein encodes MAVVSTGARLHFGFQNLSLAHERLYGGLGVGLAEPRARIEATRADDLRCADPDVERYATRVLDVLDLPGADVSVEDRLPRHVGLGSGTQLALATLVAIAEAYGREVDVRALAPQLGRGGRSGVGVATFEAGGFVADAGHPTTRFTTAPPADGEWEVPAVAARHALPEDWRFVLTVPDVPAGRSGSREEESMRSVVERADAGVADDIAGIVTRRLLPAVAEGRLDDFGAAVAEIGRLNGAWYADEQGGVFRPPVGTIVGELAASDAFAGAGQSSWGPTVYGLTDSSRVDEAREAAAQALSVADVEGRVLVCRPGNAGAWVDAGRRVDTGLR; translated from the coding sequence ATGGCAGTCGTCTCGACCGGTGCGCGTCTCCACTTCGGCTTCCAGAACCTCTCGCTGGCGCACGAGCGCCTCTACGGGGGACTGGGCGTCGGCCTCGCGGAGCCGCGGGCACGCATCGAGGCGACACGCGCAGACGACCTCCGGTGTGCGGACCCGGACGTCGAGCGCTACGCGACACGGGTGCTCGACGTACTCGACCTCCCCGGCGCAGACGTCAGCGTCGAGGACCGGCTCCCCCGGCACGTCGGCCTCGGGAGCGGGACCCAACTCGCGCTGGCGACGCTGGTCGCGATCGCCGAGGCGTACGGCCGCGAGGTCGACGTCCGTGCGCTTGCGCCACAGCTCGGGCGTGGCGGGCGCTCCGGGGTCGGCGTGGCGACGTTCGAGGCTGGCGGCTTCGTGGCCGACGCCGGGCACCCGACGACGCGGTTCACGACCGCACCGCCGGCCGACGGCGAGTGGGAGGTGCCCGCCGTCGCGGCCCGGCACGCCCTCCCGGAGGACTGGCGGTTCGTCCTGACGGTTCCGGACGTGCCGGCCGGGCGCAGCGGCTCGCGCGAGGAGGAGAGCATGCGGTCCGTGGTCGAGCGCGCCGACGCCGGGGTCGCCGACGACATCGCCGGCATCGTCACGCGGCGGCTGCTCCCGGCGGTCGCGGAGGGCCGACTCGACGACTTCGGCGCGGCGGTCGCCGAGATCGGCCGCCTCAACGGCGCGTGGTACGCCGACGAGCAGGGCGGCGTGTTCCGCCCGCCGGTCGGGACCATCGTCGGCGAACTCGCGGCGTCGGACGCGTTCGCCGGCGCCGGCCAGTCGTCGTGGGGGCCGACGGTCTACGGCCTGACGGACAGCTCGCGGGTCGACGAGGCTCGCGAGGCCGCAGCGCAGGCGCTCTCGGTGGCCGACGTGGAGGGGCGGGTGCTGGTCTGTCGGCCCGGCAACGCCGGGGCGTGGGTCGACGCCGGGAGGCGCGTCGACACCGGGTTGCGGTGA
- a CDS encoding RAD55 family ATPase, protein MERLPMGISRLDSMIGGGAPPGSVVLLAGEVGAGAREFVYTSIAMNGLAQSDAELFDLYYGSLHSNATVPRDIHYVSFTAGEDALVEEMGFTMDEELVASGTRPVEFVDLSQHYFQLSQVPREWYSDATTDITSLGDRDRRNTLDAVGEYLNRNAAGSLVVIDSVTDLLSAAEEHMDWNEITLLMKGLKKASYRWGGLILLLVNIEALSEHQLGRLMDAVDGSLVFRWESGGSERARTLVVKQFRGVLSRLEDENIIQFETEIHDGGFDISDVRKIR, encoded by the coding sequence ATGGAGCGGCTGCCGATGGGCATCTCGCGGCTGGATTCGATGATAGGCGGGGGCGCACCCCCGGGGAGCGTCGTCCTTCTCGCGGGTGAGGTCGGGGCTGGCGCCCGCGAGTTCGTGTACACGAGCATCGCGATGAACGGGCTCGCCCAGTCGGACGCAGAGCTGTTCGACCTCTACTACGGGAGCCTGCACAGCAACGCGACGGTCCCGCGGGACATCCACTACGTCTCGTTCACCGCCGGGGAGGACGCCCTCGTCGAGGAGATGGGGTTCACGATGGACGAGGAACTCGTCGCGTCGGGGACCCGGCCGGTCGAGTTCGTGGACCTCTCCCAGCACTACTTCCAGCTCTCACAGGTGCCCCGGGAGTGGTACTCGGACGCGACGACGGACATCACGTCCCTCGGCGACCGCGACCGCCGGAACACGCTCGACGCGGTCGGCGAGTACCTCAACCGGAACGCCGCCGGGAGCCTGGTCGTCATCGACTCCGTCACGGACCTGCTGAGCGCGGCCGAAGAGCACATGGACTGGAACGAGATCACCCTGCTGATGAAGGGCCTGAAGAAGGCCTCCTATCGGTGGGGCGGGCTCATCCTGCTGCTGGTCAACATCGAGGCCCTCTCCGAGCACCAGCTCGGCCGGCTGATGGACGCCGTCGACGGGTCGCTCGTGTTCCGGTGGGAGTCGGGCGGCTCGGAGCGTGCCCGGACCCTCGTCGTCAAGCAGTTCCGGGGCGTGCTCTCCCGGCTGGAGGACGAGAACATCATCCAGTTCGAGACCGAGATACACGACGGCGGTTTCGACATCAGCGACGTCCGCAAAATCCGGTGA